One region of Vibrio pelagius genomic DNA includes:
- a CDS encoding valine--tRNA ligase, protein MEKTYNPTSIEQALYQAWEEKGYFKPHGDTSKEAYSIMIPPPNVTGSLHMGHAFQDTIMDTLIRAERMKGKNTLWQVGTDHAGIATQMVVERKIAAEEGKTKHDYGRDAFIDKIWEWKNESGGTITKQLRRLGASVDWDRERFTMDDGLSNAVQEVFVRLYEEDLIYRGKRLVNWDPKLHTAISDLEVENKDKKGHMWHFRYPLANGAKTAEGKDYIVVATTRPETVLGDTGVAVNPEDPRYKDLIGKEILLPIVNRLIPIVGDEHADMEKGTGCVKITPAHDFNDYEVGKRNNLPMINILTFNADIRDTAEVFTTNGEVSDVYSTELPAKYHGMERFAARKAIVAEFEELGLLDEIKDHDLTVPYGDRGGVVIEPMLTDQWYVRAAPLAEPAVKAVEDGEIQFVPKQYENMYFSWMRDIQDWCISRQLWWGHRIPAWYDNDGNVYVGRTEEEVRANNNLAPVVVLRQDDDVLDTWFSSALWTFGTQGWPEQTEDLKTFHPSDVLVTGFDIIFFWVARMIMMTMHFNKDENGKSQVPFKTVYVTGLIRDENGDKMSKSKGNVLDPIDMIDGIDLESLVEKRCGNMMQPQLAKKIEKNTRKTFENGIEPYGTDALRFTLAAMASTGRDINWDMKRLEGYRNFCNKLWNASRYVLMNTEEHDCGMSLSAEDRANMEFSLADKWIESQFELAAKEFNAHLDNFRLDMAANTLYEFIWNQFCDWYLELTKPVLWKGTEAQQQATRYMLITVLEKTLRLAHPVLPYITESIWQSVKPLVDGVEGDTIMTQALPQFNEENFNAEIVEDIEWVKTFITAIRNLRAEYDIAPSKGLEVMIKVANEKDAARIEANKVVLNSLAKLDSLTVLADDAETPACATKLVGQSELMIPMAGLIDKDAELARLDKEVKKTHGEIKRIEGKLGNEGFVAKAPEAVIAKEREKLVGYQETLAKLEEQKATIAAL, encoded by the coding sequence ATGGAAAAGACATATAACCCAACATCAATCGAACAAGCCCTGTATCAGGCTTGGGAAGAGAAAGGCTACTTCAAGCCACACGGTGACACATCAAAAGAAGCTTACAGCATCATGATCCCGCCACCGAACGTCACTGGTAGCCTACACATGGGTCACGCGTTCCAAGACACTATCATGGATACTCTGATCCGTGCTGAGCGTATGAAGGGCAAAAACACCCTTTGGCAAGTGGGTACGGACCACGCTGGTATCGCAACTCAAATGGTTGTTGAGCGTAAAATCGCAGCTGAAGAAGGCAAAACTAAGCACGACTACGGTCGTGACGCTTTCATCGACAAAATCTGGGAATGGAAAAACGAATCTGGTGGCACAATCACTAAGCAGCTTCGTCGCCTAGGCGCTTCTGTAGACTGGGACCGCGAGCGTTTCACAATGGATGACGGCCTATCTAACGCTGTTCAAGAAGTGTTTGTTCGTCTATATGAAGAAGACTTAATCTACCGTGGTAAGCGTCTAGTAAACTGGGATCCTAAACTGCACACCGCAATTTCTGATCTTGAAGTTGAAAACAAAGACAAAAAAGGCCACATGTGGCACTTCCGCTACCCGCTAGCAAATGGCGCGAAAACAGCGGAAGGCAAAGACTACATTGTTGTTGCGACCACTCGTCCAGAAACCGTGCTAGGTGATACGGGTGTTGCGGTAAACCCAGAAGATCCACGTTACAAAGATCTTATCGGTAAAGAGATCCTGCTTCCTATCGTTAACCGTCTGATCCCTATCGTAGGCGATGAGCACGCAGATATGGAAAAAGGTACAGGTTGTGTGAAGATCACGCCTGCGCACGATTTCAATGACTACGAAGTTGGTAAGCGTAACAACCTGCCAATGATCAACATCCTAACTTTCAACGCAGACATTCGTGATACGGCTGAAGTCTTCACTACTAACGGTGAAGTTAGCGATGTTTACTCAACTGAGCTACCAGCTAAATACCACGGTATGGAGCGTTTTGCTGCTCGTAAAGCGATCGTTGCTGAATTTGAAGAGCTTGGTCTTCTTGATGAAATCAAAGATCATGATCTAACGGTACCTTACGGCGACCGTGGTGGCGTAGTTATCGAACCAATGCTAACTGACCAATGGTACGTACGCGCTGCACCTCTTGCAGAGCCTGCTGTTAAAGCGGTTGAAGATGGTGAAATCCAGTTCGTTCCTAAACAGTACGAAAACATGTACTTCTCTTGGATGCGTGACATTCAAGATTGGTGTATCTCTCGTCAGCTTTGGTGGGGTCACCGTATCCCGGCATGGTACGACAACGATGGCAACGTATACGTAGGCCGTACTGAAGAAGAAGTACGTGCAAACAACAACCTTGCTCCAGTCGTTGTACTGCGCCAAGACGACGACGTACTAGATACATGGTTCTCTTCTGCACTATGGACGTTCGGTACTCAAGGCTGGCCTGAGCAAACTGAAGACCTTAAGACGTTCCACCCTTCAGACGTTCTAGTAACAGGCTTCGACATCATCTTCTTCTGGGTTGCACGTATGATCATGATGACCATGCACTTCAACAAAGATGAAAATGGTAAGTCACAAGTACCATTCAAGACAGTTTACGTAACGGGTCTAATCCGTGACGAAAACGGCGACAAGATGTCTAAGTCTAAAGGTAACGTTCTTGACCCTATCGACATGATCGATGGTATCGACCTTGAGTCTCTAGTAGAGAAGCGTTGTGGCAACATGATGCAGCCTCAGCTAGCAAAGAAGATCGAGAAGAACACGCGTAAGACTTTCGAAAACGGTATCGAACCATACGGTACTGACGCGCTACGTTTCACTCTTGCTGCTATGGCTTCTACTGGCCGTGACATCAACTGGGATATGAAGCGTCTTGAAGGTTACCGTAACTTCTGTAACAAGCTATGGAACGCGAGCCGTTACGTACTGATGAACACAGAAGAGCACGATTGTGGCATGTCACTGTCGGCTGAAGACCGTGCAAACATGGAATTCTCTCTAGCAGATAAGTGGATTGAATCTCAGTTTGAACTAGCAGCGAAAGAGTTTAACGCTCACCTAGACAACTTCCGTCTAGACATGGCTGCGAACACGCTTTACGAATTCATCTGGAACCAATTCTGTGACTGGTACCTAGAGCTAACTAAACCTGTTCTTTGGAAAGGTACAGAAGCTCAGCAACAAGCAACTCGCTACATGCTGATCACTGTTCTAGAGAAGACGCTACGTCTTGCGCACCCAGTACTTCCTTACATCACTGAATCTATCTGGCAGAGCGTTAAACCGCTAGTAGACGGTGTTGAAGGCGACACTATCATGACTCAAGCGCTTCCTCAGTTTAACGAAGAGAACTTCAACGCTGAGATCGTAGAAGACATCGAATGGGTTAAAACTTTCATCACGGCTATCCGTAACTTACGTGCGGAATACGACATTGCACCTAGCAAAGGTCTAGAGGTAATGATCAAGGTGGCTAACGAGAAAGATGCGGCACGTATCGAAGCGAATAAGGTCGTTCTAAACTCTCTCGCGAAGCTAGATAGCCTAACGGTTCTTGCAGACGACGCTGAGACGCCAGCATGTGCGACTAAGCTAGTGGGTCAATCTGAGCTGATGATCCCAATGGCAGGTCTGATCGACAAAGATGCAGAGCTTGCTCGTCTTGATAAAGAAGTGAAGAAAACGCACGGCGAAATCAAGCGTATCGAAGGCAAGCTAGGTAACGAAGGTTTCGTTGCTAAAGCACCTGAAGCGGTTATCGCAAAAGAGCGTGAGAAGCTAGTTGGCTACCAAGAGACACTAGCTAAGCTTGAAGAGCAGAAAGCGACTATCGCAGCTCTTTAA
- the pyrB gene encoding aspartate carbamoyltransferase, giving the protein MANSLYKKHIISIPELSREELELIVQTAGQLKAEPNPELIKNKVVASCFFEPSTRTRLSFETAIQRIGGDVIGFDSGGNTSLAKKGETLADSVQVISSYVDAYVMRHPQEGAARLASEFSNGVPVINAGDGANQHPTQTLLDLFSIAETQGRLDNLNVAFVGDLKYGRTVHSLTQALAKFNNIRFYFIAPEALAMPDYICEELDEAGIEYQLLTDMDSVIPELDVLYMTRVQKERFDESEYAHIKSAYILTAALLEGARENLKVLHPLPRVDEITIDVDKTPHAYYFQQAENGVYAREALLALVLNETL; this is encoded by the coding sequence ATGGCGAACTCGCTCTATAAAAAGCACATCATCTCAATTCCAGAGCTTTCTCGTGAAGAGCTAGAATTGATTGTTCAAACAGCTGGTCAGCTAAAAGCGGAGCCGAATCCTGAGCTGATAAAAAACAAAGTTGTCGCGAGTTGTTTCTTTGAACCTTCAACACGAACTCGTCTCTCTTTCGAAACGGCGATCCAACGTATCGGTGGCGACGTGATCGGTTTTGATAGCGGCGGTAACACCTCTCTAGCGAAGAAAGGTGAAACCCTAGCTGACTCTGTACAAGTTATCTCTTCATATGTAGACGCTTATGTGATGCGCCATCCTCAAGAAGGTGCAGCACGACTGGCTTCTGAGTTCTCTAACGGCGTGCCGGTAATTAACGCAGGTGACGGTGCTAACCAACATCCAACGCAAACGCTTTTAGACCTATTCTCTATCGCCGAAACACAAGGCCGTCTTGATAACCTTAACGTCGCGTTCGTCGGCGACCTAAAGTACGGCCGTACCGTTCACTCTCTGACTCAAGCTTTAGCTAAGTTCAATAACATCCGTTTCTACTTCATCGCTCCTGAAGCTCTAGCCATGCCAGACTACATCTGTGAAGAGTTAGACGAGGCTGGCATTGAGTACCAACTTCTGACTGATATGGACTCTGTGATTCCAGAACTGGATGTCTTGTACATGACGCGTGTACAAAAAGAGCGTTTCGATGAGTCTGAATATGCGCATATTAAATCTGCTTATATCTTAACGGCTGCGCTACTTGAAGGGGCAAGAGAAAACCTTAAGGTCCTTCACCCGCTACCACGCGTCGATGAAATCACTATCGACGTCGATAAAACGCCACACGCTTACTACTTCCAGCAAGCTGAGAATGGTGTTTACGCACGTGAAGCACTGCTCGCCCTTGTTCTTAACGAAACGCTGTAA
- a CDS encoding ornithine carbamoyltransferase, producing the protein MAFNLRNRNFLKLLDFTPKEIQFLLDLSADLKKAKYAGTEQKKLLGKNIALIFEKASTRTRCAFEVAAFDQGAQVSYIGPSGSQIGQKESMKDTARVLGRMYDGIEYRGFGQSIVEDLGAYAGVPVWNGLTDEFHPTQILADFLTMLEHGRGKQLHQISFAYLGDARNNMGNSLLVGAAKMGMDIRLVAPKAFWPEEQLVEECQTIAQTTGAKITLTEDVPEGVKGCDYLYTDVWVSMGESPEAWDERVAVMKPYQVNMDVIKLTGNPQVKFMHCLPAFHNNETVIGQQVADKYGMNGLEVTDEVFESDYSIVFDEAENRMHTIKAVMVATLG; encoded by the coding sequence ATGGCTTTTAATCTTCGCAATCGTAACTTTCTAAAATTGCTCGACTTTACTCCAAAAGAAATTCAATTCTTACTGGATCTGTCAGCAGATCTAAAGAAAGCTAAGTATGCAGGCACTGAACAGAAAAAACTGCTCGGTAAAAACATCGCACTGATCTTTGAAAAAGCCTCTACTCGTACTCGATGTGCCTTTGAAGTTGCCGCATTTGATCAAGGAGCTCAAGTCTCTTACATCGGGCCATCTGGCTCCCAAATCGGTCAAAAGGAATCAATGAAAGATACGGCTCGCGTACTGGGCCGTATGTACGATGGTATTGAATATCGTGGCTTTGGTCAGAGTATTGTTGAAGATTTAGGTGCCTACGCGGGTGTTCCTGTTTGGAATGGCCTCACTGATGAGTTCCACCCAACTCAGATCTTGGCTGACTTCCTGACCATGCTAGAACATGGCCGTGGAAAACAGCTGCACCAGATCAGCTTTGCTTACCTAGGTGATGCACGTAACAACATGGGTAATTCACTATTAGTTGGCGCGGCAAAAATGGGGATGGACATTCGTCTCGTGGCTCCGAAAGCCTTCTGGCCTGAAGAGCAGCTAGTTGAGGAGTGCCAAACTATCGCACAGACAACAGGCGCGAAAATCACCTTAACAGAAGACGTGCCTGAGGGCGTGAAAGGCTGTGACTACTTATATACTGATGTATGGGTTTCTATGGGTGAGTCTCCTGAAGCTTGGGATGAGCGTGTTGCGGTGATGAAACCTTACCAAGTTAATATGGATGTGATTAAGCTTACTGGAAACCCACAAGTGAAGTTTATGCACTGCTTACCTGCATTCCACAACAACGAAACTGTAATTGGTCAGCAAGTCGCTGATAAGTACGGTATGAATGGACTGGAAGTGACCGATGAAGTCTTTGAGTCAGATTACTCGATTGTCTTTGATGAAGCAGAGAACCGCATGCACACCATCAAAGCGGTGATGGTTGCTACGCTTGGATAG
- a CDS encoding bifunctional helix-turn-helix transcriptional regulator/GNAT family N-acetyltransferase, giving the protein MNARQLRHYSRQAVRLLGMLDKQCGEIALTPVQAHALGEIQLQPLTINQLAQRLNVDKSNASRTVTGLSKLGLVVSIENPRDKRSQNITLTDIGASTLSQLDQQQDSFFDDLLKVIDENEQQQLKQGLEAYLKGLTKVCQADEFVLRPMTQADNSQVAKVIRQVSAEHGLTADKGYGVADPTLDDMYSVYAQDNAMYWVIEYQCQIVGGGGFAPLAGKPEVCELQKMYFLEQTRGQGLAKRIVALSLQLAKQQGYKQMYLETTECLGAAIKLYESLGFEHLDGAWGETGHDACEIVMAKAL; this is encoded by the coding sequence GTGAATGCTCGTCAACTAAGACATTATTCTCGCCAAGCGGTACGTTTGCTGGGGATGCTTGATAAACAGTGTGGCGAGATAGCGCTCACTCCGGTACAGGCACATGCACTTGGAGAGATCCAGCTGCAACCATTAACCATCAATCAACTGGCACAACGACTGAATGTCGACAAATCGAATGCAAGTCGCACTGTGACTGGGTTAAGCAAGCTTGGCCTCGTAGTAAGTATTGAAAATCCGCGCGACAAGCGCAGCCAAAATATCACGCTGACTGATATTGGTGCATCTACCTTATCTCAACTCGATCAACAGCAAGATAGCTTCTTTGATGACCTGTTAAAGGTGATCGATGAGAACGAACAGCAACAGCTCAAACAAGGCTTAGAGGCATACCTCAAAGGCCTAACAAAAGTCTGCCAAGCGGATGAATTTGTGCTCCGCCCGATGACACAAGCCGATAACTCGCAAGTCGCTAAGGTTATTCGACAGGTGTCGGCTGAGCATGGCTTAACGGCTGATAAAGGATATGGCGTTGCCGATCCAACTCTGGATGATATGTATTCTGTCTACGCCCAAGACAATGCGATGTATTGGGTCATCGAGTACCAATGTCAGATTGTTGGTGGTGGCGGCTTTGCACCATTAGCAGGTAAGCCTGAAGTGTGTGAACTACAAAAGATGTACTTCTTAGAGCAGACGCGTGGTCAAGGTCTGGCCAAACGTATTGTTGCCCTAAGTCTTCAGCTAGCGAAGCAACAAGGGTACAAGCAGATGTATCTAGAGACAACGGAGTGTTTGGGAGCAGCTATTAAGCTGTATGAGTCTTTAGGTTTTGAGCACTTAGACGGCGCTTGGGGAGAGACCGGCCATGACGCATGCGAAATTGTTATGGCCAAAGCGCTTTAA
- the pepA gene encoding leucyl aminopeptidase: protein MEFSVKSGSPEKQRSACIVVGVFEPRRLSPVAEQLDKISDGYISSLLRRGDLEGKPGQMLLLHQVPGVLSERVLLVGCGKERELGERQYKEIIQKTISTLNETGSMEAVCFLTELHVKGRDTYWKVRQAVEATKDGLYTFDQFKSNKPETRRPLRKLVFNVPTRRELSLGEKAISHGLAIASGVKASKDLGNMPPNIANPAYLASQARRLADDFDTVTTKIIGEEEMEKLGMTSYLAVGRGSKNESMMSIMEYKGAPDSDAKPIVLVGKGLTFDSGGISLKPGEGMDEMKYDMCGAASVFGTMKALAKLNLPINVVGILAGCENMPGSNAYRPGDILTTMSGQTVEVLNTDAEGRLVLCDALTYVERFEPDCVVDVATLTGACVIALGHHISGVLSNHNPLSHELVNASEQASDRAWRLPMADEYHEQLNSPFADMANIGGRPGGTITAGCFLSKFTKKYNWAHIDIAGTAWKSGAAKGSTGRPVSMLVQFLLNRSGHETEE, encoded by the coding sequence ATGGAGTTCAGTGTAAAAAGTGGCAGTCCAGAAAAACAACGCAGCGCATGTATCGTTGTCGGTGTATTCGAACCACGCCGCCTTTCTCCAGTAGCCGAACAGCTAGATAAGATCAGTGATGGCTATATCAGTTCACTACTTCGACGTGGTGACCTAGAAGGTAAACCTGGCCAGATGCTACTACTGCATCAAGTACCAGGTGTACTTTCAGAACGAGTTCTATTAGTAGGCTGTGGCAAAGAGCGTGAACTAGGTGAGCGCCAATACAAAGAAATTATCCAAAAAACCATCAGCACGCTTAACGAAACAGGTTCTATGGAAGCAGTATGTTTCCTAACTGAACTGCACGTCAAAGGCCGCGATACTTACTGGAAAGTTCGCCAAGCGGTTGAAGCAACTAAAGATGGCCTATACACATTTGATCAATTCAAGAGCAACAAGCCTGAGACTCGTCGCCCACTACGTAAGCTGGTATTTAACGTACCAACGCGTCGTGAGCTAAGCCTAGGTGAAAAAGCGATCTCTCACGGTCTAGCTATTGCTTCAGGTGTAAAAGCGTCGAAAGATCTTGGCAACATGCCACCAAACATCGCGAACCCAGCATACCTTGCATCTCAAGCTCGTCGCCTTGCTGACGACTTCGACACAGTGACGACTAAGATCATTGGTGAAGAAGAGATGGAAAAACTGGGCATGACTTCTTACCTAGCGGTAGGTCGTGGCTCTAAGAACGAATCTATGATGTCTATCATGGAGTACAAGGGCGCACCAGACTCTGATGCAAAACCAATTGTACTGGTTGGTAAAGGCCTAACATTCGATTCAGGCGGTATCTCACTGAAGCCGGGCGAAGGCATGGATGAGATGAAGTACGACATGTGTGGTGCGGCATCTGTATTCGGTACGATGAAAGCGCTCGCTAAACTGAACCTACCGATCAACGTTGTTGGTATTCTTGCTGGTTGTGAAAACATGCCAGGTAGCAATGCTTATCGTCCAGGTGACATCCTAACAACGATGTCTGGTCAAACTGTTGAAGTACTAAACACTGATGCGGAAGGCCGTTTAGTTCTGTGTGATGCACTGACTTACGTTGAGCGTTTCGAACCAGACTGTGTGGTTGACGTTGCAACGCTAACAGGCGCATGTGTCATTGCTCTAGGTCACCACATCAGTGGCGTTCTATCGAACCACAACCCGCTATCTCACGAGCTAGTTAACGCATCTGAGCAAGCAAGTGACCGTGCATGGCGTCTACCAATGGCAGACGAGTACCACGAACAACTAAACAGCCCGTTTGCTGACATGGCAAACATTGGTGGCCGCCCTGGTGGTACTATCACTGCAGGTTGTTTCTTGTCTAAGTTCACTAAGAAATACAACTGGGCACACATCGACATCGCAGGTACTGCGTGGAAGTCTGGTGCAGCGAAAGGCTCTACTGGTCGTCCAGTCTCAATGCTAGTCCAATTCTTATTGAACCGCAGCGGCCATGAGACTGAAGAGTAA
- the rraB gene encoding ribonuclease E inhibitor RraB, translated as MSHEDEYLSVEELIEIQKEETRDIIAALIEDGSDPDALYEIEHHLFAEDFDVLEKAVVEAFKMGFEVLEAEETEDEDGNKLLCCDATMQSALNAEAIDEQVEKLVNLAEKFDIIYDGWGTYYEGEDAIYPQDDEDEE; from the coding sequence ATGTCTCACGAAGATGAATATCTATCAGTAGAAGAATTAATTGAGATTCAAAAGGAAGAGACTCGCGATATCATTGCAGCATTGATCGAAGACGGTAGCGATCCTGATGCACTTTACGAAATTGAGCACCACCTATTTGCTGAAGATTTCGATGTACTTGAGAAAGCGGTTGTTGAAGCGTTCAAGATGGGCTTTGAAGTATTAGAAGCAGAAGAGACAGAAGACGAAGATGGCAACAAGCTGCTTTGCTGCGATGCGACTATGCAGTCGGCTCTTAATGCAGAAGCGATTGACGAGCAAGTTGAGAAGCTGGTTAATCTAGCAGAAAAATTTGACATCATTTACGACGGTTGGGGCACTTACTACGAAGGCGAAGATGCTATCTACCCACAAGATGATGAAGACGAAGAGTAA
- the arcA gene encoding arginine deiminase, whose translation MSKLYVGSEVGQLRRVLLNRPERALTHLTPSNCHELLFDDVLAVEAAGEEHDAFASTLRNQGVEVLLLHDLLVETLDVSEAREWLLNTQISDFRYGPTFARDLRNYLAQMDNEHLATILLGGLAYSELPIASSSMLPKMHRPLDFVIEPLPNHLFTRDTSCWVYGGVSLNPMMKPARQRETNHLRAIYRWHPVFAGQDFIKYFGDEDLHYDNANIEGGDVLVIGKGAVLIGISERTKPQGVENLAASLFKSGQAKEVIAIDLPKHRSCMHLDTVMTHMDIDTFSVYPEIVRKDLDTWRLTPKENGEMRVEKADNYLSAIEGALGLDQLKIITTGGDNYEAEREQWNDANNVLTVKPGTVIGYERNVYTNEKYDKAGIEVLTIPGNELGRGRGGARCMSCPIERDGI comes from the coding sequence ATGAGTAAGCTGTACGTTGGCTCCGAAGTCGGTCAATTAAGACGAGTTCTATTAAATCGACCAGAAAGAGCACTCACCCACCTCACCCCTTCAAACTGTCACGAACTTCTTTTTGATGATGTACTAGCGGTTGAAGCTGCGGGTGAAGAACACGATGCCTTCGCATCAACACTTCGCAACCAAGGTGTCGAGGTGTTATTGCTGCACGACCTATTGGTCGAAACACTGGATGTTTCTGAAGCTCGTGAGTGGCTACTCAATACCCAAATTTCAGATTTCCGCTATGGCCCAACCTTTGCGCGCGACCTAAGAAATTACTTAGCACAAATGGATAACGAACACCTCGCCACCATCTTGCTTGGCGGTTTGGCTTATTCAGAGTTGCCCATTGCTTCATCGTCGATGCTGCCAAAGATGCACCGCCCGTTAGATTTTGTGATTGAGCCGTTACCAAACCACCTATTTACCCGTGACACCTCTTGCTGGGTATATGGTGGTGTGTCACTTAACCCAATGATGAAACCAGCGCGTCAGCGTGAAACTAACCACCTGCGTGCAATCTACCGTTGGCACCCAGTGTTCGCAGGCCAAGATTTCATTAAGTACTTTGGCGATGAAGACCTTCACTACGACAACGCGAATATTGAAGGCGGTGACGTATTGGTGATTGGTAAAGGTGCGGTTCTTATCGGTATCTCCGAGCGAACTAAGCCGCAAGGCGTAGAAAACCTTGCCGCGAGCCTATTCAAATCAGGCCAAGCAAAAGAAGTCATCGCGATCGACCTACCTAAACACCGTTCGTGCATGCACTTAGATACCGTAATGACGCACATGGATATTGATACCTTCTCTGTGTACCCAGAGATCGTACGCAAAGATCTTGATACATGGCGCCTCACACCAAAAGAGAATGGTGAGATGCGAGTTGAAAAAGCGGATAACTACTTATCAGCCATCGAAGGCGCACTGGGACTGGATCAGCTGAAGATCATCACCACAGGCGGTGACAACTACGAAGCAGAGCGTGAGCAGTGGAACGACGCGAACAACGTTTTAACTGTAAAACCAGGTACAGTAATTGGCTACGAGCGCAATGTTTATACCAATGAGAAGTATGACAAAGCGGGTATCGAGGTTCTAACAATACCAGGCAATGAACTGGGGCGTGGACGTGGTGGTGCTCGTTGTATGAGTTGCCCAATCGAGCGTGACGGCATCTAA
- a CDS encoding glycosyl hydrolase 2 galactose-binding domain-containing protein: MRLLLDGLWQISPLTDLSIPQDDITFPAPLSAKLPDTLSEEEIAAQEWHLMHDIEVDDAMLACLLVELVMAGVDYFAEVRLNGVAVFDCDGSQEEYRKDIRPYMQSGRNRFEILFLEEEEGLLLEEDMEEVALTTPVAKSDSRIGIWQAPYLQFVRHTKLEQVVTEQIWHHGGGCEFKVDVIYQTLKSGLVSASIKFNGMTLVMPIDVRADHTGVVFQVEAPVIFDINKPNPKHLYELEVELDGQKESSFVALNPASCVSNFLR, encoded by the coding sequence ATGCGGTTGCTACTTGATGGTCTTTGGCAAATATCGCCACTTACCGATCTCTCTATTCCCCAAGACGACATTACTTTCCCAGCACCGCTGAGCGCAAAACTCCCAGACACGCTAAGTGAAGAAGAGATTGCGGCTCAAGAGTGGCACTTAATGCACGACATCGAAGTCGATGACGCCATGTTGGCGTGTCTCTTGGTTGAGCTAGTGATGGCTGGTGTCGACTACTTTGCCGAGGTTCGCCTTAATGGTGTGGCCGTGTTCGATTGTGACGGCAGTCAGGAAGAGTACCGCAAAGATATCCGCCCATATATGCAATCAGGCCGTAATCGCTTTGAGATCTTATTCCTTGAGGAAGAAGAAGGGTTATTGTTGGAAGAGGACATGGAAGAGGTCGCGCTAACAACGCCTGTTGCTAAATCTGATTCACGTATTGGGATTTGGCAGGCTCCTTACCTACAGTTTGTTCGCCATACCAAACTAGAACAGGTGGTTACAGAGCAGATCTGGCACCATGGTGGTGGCTGTGAGTTCAAGGTCGATGTGATTTACCAGACTCTCAAATCTGGGTTAGTGTCAGCATCGATCAAATTCAATGGGATGACATTAGTGATGCCGATTGATGTGCGGGCTGACCACACCGGTGTGGTTTTTCAGGTTGAAGCACCAGTGATATTTGACATCAATAAGCCCAACCCTAAGCACTTGTATGAGTTAGAGGTTGAGCTTGATGGACAAAAAGAGAGCTCTTTTGTTGCTCTTAACCCAGCTTCTTGTGTGAGCAACTTTCTGCGCTAA
- a CDS encoding DUF2061 domain-containing protein codes for MKKTLTFAALHFTIAFSVAYVLTGDILIGSLIAMIEPSVNTVAFYFHEKAWAQVPALKARQWMTKLKTASFATIHFSVAFTVVYLLTGDAFVGGVMAMLEPTLNTVAYYFHEKVWQRKSEANVSRFCYHQHA; via the coding sequence ATGAAAAAGACACTAACCTTTGCAGCACTTCATTTTACTATCGCATTTAGTGTCGCTTACGTACTCACTGGCGACATCTTAATTGGTAGTTTAATTGCCATGATCGAACCTTCAGTGAATACCGTCGCTTTCTATTTTCATGAAAAGGCGTGGGCTCAGGTTCCAGCGCTAAAAGCTCGTCAATGGATGACCAAATTAAAAACGGCTAGTTTCGCAACCATTCATTTCAGCGTCGCATTTACCGTGGTTTACTTATTGACAGGTGATGCCTTTGTGGGTGGAGTAATGGCGATGTTAGAGCCAACATTGAATACAGTTGCTTACTACTTTCATGAGAAAGTTTGGCAGCGCAAATCAGAAGCCAATGTTTCTCGATTCTGTTACCACCAACACGCTTAA
- a CDS encoding DNA polymerase III subunit chi produces the protein MQTATFYIVSPDSPQAEPQGFAEYVLFLAHHFTKQGAKLYLNCNDKAHAESLAEIFWQVEPEQFMAHNLVGEGPKYATNIEIGYEGVKPNWNRQLVINVADNHTTFANAFAQVIDFVPCEEKAKQLARERYKIYRQAGYQLQTIEIQHP, from the coding sequence ATGCAGACAGCCACTTTTTACATCGTGTCGCCAGACAGCCCTCAAGCAGAGCCACAAGGTTTTGCCGAGTACGTGTTGTTTCTCGCTCACCACTTTACTAAGCAAGGCGCAAAACTCTACCTAAACTGCAACGACAAAGCGCATGCCGAGAGCCTTGCTGAAATCTTCTGGCAAGTCGAACCCGAGCAGTTTATGGCACACAACTTGGTTGGTGAAGGTCCAAAGTATGCCACCAATATTGAAATAGGTTACGAGGGCGTTAAGCCCAATTGGAACCGTCAATTGGTAATAAATGTGGCCGATAATCATACAACCTTTGCGAACGCCTTTGCTCAGGTGATAGACTTCGTGCCTTGCGAAGAAAAAGCGAAGCAACTCGCGCGCGAAAGGTATAAAATTTACCGTCAAGCTGGGTATCAGTTACAAACGATTGAGATTCAGCATCCATAG